A single window of Cottoperca gobio chromosome 9, fCotGob3.1, whole genome shotgun sequence DNA harbors:
- the atoh1a gene encoding protein atonal homolog 1a, which translates to MDVQSVEDWSRGAREVAVLDSQMQSQRLVERGGEQELEESRYEPGLTLVDSGSDPRAWLAPAQPSGTCAAHATSPDYLRHSPCPSTGSYQESCSPESSGHSSPPSYRKKSPASSLLKVRDLCHLQGTVTGSDDETSTRERAQSGKPNNGVHKQRRVAANARERRRMHGLNYAFDELRSVIPAFDNDKKLSKYETLQMAQIYINALADLLEGPVASNNSKKDVSNNNNNNNSNNNTPKCDVVLPATVGFDGAKDRASPSPTTCRKAAAVHISGMPFSSSFDDGSFSAMVEEAMRSPSPASTTRAGSSLAPVGSGRKESPRSDGEFSPHSHFSDSDEIAMEIHSSEEDDLSELKLPRHHHHLHTVAY; encoded by the exons ATGGATGTCCAAAGTGTGGAAGACTGGAGCAGAGGTGCACGGGAGGTGGCAGTCCTCGACTCGCAGATGCAGAGCCAGCGATTggtggagaggggaggggagcagGAGCTCGAGGAGTCCCGCTACGAACCTGGACTGACGCTCGTGGACAGCGGCAGTGACCCACGCGCCTGGCTGGCTCCGGCGCAGCCTTCTGGCACCTGCGCGGCACACGCCACTTCACCCGACTACCTGCGGCACTCGCCCTGCCCGAGCACCGGCTCCTACCAAG agAGTTGCTCCCCGGAGTCCTCGGGCCATTCCAGCCCTCCCAGCTACAGAAAAAAAAGCCCCGCCTCTTCTTTGCTCAAAGTCAGGGACTTATGCCATCTTCAAGGCACGGTCACCGGGTCCGATGATGAGACGTCCACGAGAGAGAGAGCCCAGTCAGGCAAACCTAACAACGGCGTCCATAAACAGAGGCGCGTCGCCGCCAACGCGCGAGAGAGGAGGCGGATGCACGGGCTTAACTACGCGTTTGACGAGCTGCGCAGCGTCATCCCTGCGTTTGACAATGACAAGAAGCTCTCCAAATATGAAACTTTACAGATGGCGCAGATTTACATCAACGCTCTGGCTGATCTGCTCGAAGGCCCGGTAGCCTCCAACAACAGCAAGAAAGATgtctccaacaacaacaacaacaacaacagtaacaacaacacaccaaAGTGTGACGTTGTGCTTCCAGCCACTGTTGGTTTTGATGGGGCAAAGGACAGGGCATCCCCGTCCCCTACAACCTGTAGAAAAGCAGCGGCTGTCCACATCAGTGGGATGCCTTTCAGCTCCTCCTTTGACGACGGCTCGTTTTCCGCTATGGTGGAAGAAGCGATGCGTTCGCCCTCTCCTGCTTCCACCACTCGGGCAGGTAGTTCTCTCGCACCGGTCGGAAGTGGGAGGAAAGAGTCTCCCAGGAGCGACGGAGAGTTTTCCCCGCACTCACACTTCAGTGACTCAGATGAAATAGCGATGGAGATCCACTCAAGTGAAGAAGATGACCTCTCAGAACTCAAGCTACCACGccaccatcatcatcttcaCACTGTAGCTTACTGA